In Deferribacter desulfuricans SSM1, the following are encoded in one genomic region:
- a CDS encoding rod shape-determining protein, which yields MIFNKIFDLFSNDLAIDLGTANTLIYVRGKGIVCNEPSVVAINKNTNEILAVGNEAKSMLGRTPANIVAIRPMKDGVIANFEVTEKMLRYFIQKVHHRKSLVRPRIVVCIPSGGTQVEKRAVKDSAIQAGAREVYLIEEPMAAAIGAGLPIQEPTGNMVVDIGGGTTEVAVISLSGIVYANSVRVGGDEMDEAIVNYIKRKYNLLIGLNAAEQIKIKIGSAFKTDEEMSVEIKGRDLVTGIPKTIEITDEEVREALNDSVVKIVDAVKIALEKTPPELAADIVDKGIVLTGGGALLKGLDKRLSHETGLPIIVSDDPLTAVAIGSGKVLEELDLLRKVSID from the coding sequence ATGATTTTTAATAAAATTTTTGATCTATTTTCAAATGATCTTGCAATAGATTTAGGTACCGCGAATACTCTGATATATGTAAGAGGTAAGGGGATAGTTTGTAATGAGCCCTCTGTTGTAGCTATAAATAAAAATACAAATGAAATACTTGCAGTAGGGAATGAAGCTAAAAGCATGCTCGGTAGGACACCTGCAAATATTGTGGCTATTAGACCTATGAAGGACGGTGTCATTGCAAACTTTGAAGTAACTGAAAAAATGCTGCGATATTTCATACAAAAAGTACACCACAGGAAATCTCTGGTAAGACCACGAATAGTTGTTTGTATCCCATCGGGGGGAACACAGGTTGAAAAGAGAGCTGTCAAAGATTCTGCTATTCAGGCTGGAGCAAGAGAGGTTTATTTAATTGAAGAACCAATGGCTGCAGCTATTGGCGCAGGACTCCCAATTCAAGAGCCAACTGGTAATATGGTAGTAGATATAGGTGGTGGAACCACTGAGGTGGCAGTAATATCACTATCAGGCATTGTTTATGCCAACTCTGTAAGAGTTGGTGGGGATGAAATGGATGAAGCAATAGTAAATTATATAAAAAGAAAGTATAATTTACTTATTGGATTAAATGCAGCAGAACAAATTAAAATAAAAATAGGATCAGCCTTTAAAACAGATGAGGAAATGAGTGTTGAAATAAAAGGTAGAGATTTAGTTACAGGGATTCCTAAAACTATCGAAATTACAGATGAAGAAGTTCGTGAAGCGTTAAATGATTCTGTTGTAAAAATAGTGGATGCTGTAAAAATAGCACTGGAAAAAACTCCACCTGAACTTGCAGCAGATATTGTCGATAAAGGTATTGTTTTAACAGGTGGTGGGGCACTATTAAAGGGGCTTGATAAAAGATTATCACATGAAACAGGTTTACCCATAATTGTATCAGATGACCCTTTAACAGCTGTAGCAATAGGTTCTGGTAAGGTATTGGAGGAGTTAGATCTATTAAGAAAAGTATCAATTGACTGA
- the mreC gene encoding rod shape-determining protein MreC yields the protein MFNIKKKYVIIIILIFLLILVQYKIPSTYRPIKGLLGNILNPFLYLVDNTADFVNKTLDNYIFVINVKQNNIQLENKIQQLELENSILKEKVKELERLKKLLNFKEAYKFDTVAANVIGRNNLGFIKYLIIDMGSKDGIKVDLPVISSKGLVGKVVDVYRSSSKVKVILDKTLKVSVINFNSRETGVASGSDNGLIVVDFYSNLGQVNIGDLFITSGLGMLYPKGIPVGLVVKIKIPDYGLFKKVYLKPLVDFNKLENVLVILTK from the coding sequence ATGTTTAATATAAAAAAAAAATATGTAATAATTATAATATTGATTTTCTTATTAATTTTAGTTCAGTATAAAATTCCTTCAACTTATAGGCCAATAAAAGGGTTGTTGGGAAATATATTAAACCCATTTTTATATTTAGTCGATAACACAGCTGATTTTGTAAACAAGACTTTAGATAATTACATTTTTGTAATCAATGTAAAACAAAATAATATTCAACTGGAGAATAAAATTCAACAGTTAGAGTTGGAAAATTCTATACTTAAAGAAAAAGTAAAAGAGTTGGAAAGACTAAAAAAACTGTTAAATTTTAAAGAAGCTTACAAGTTTGATACTGTAGCAGCTAATGTCATAGGTAGAAATAATTTAGGTTTCATAAAATATCTAATCATAGATATGGGTAGTAAAGATGGAATTAAGGTTGATTTGCCTGTTATAAGTTCAAAGGGTTTAGTAGGTAAAGTCGTTGATGTTTATAGGAGTAGTTCGAAAGTAAAGGTTATTTTAGATAAAACATTAAAAGTATCTGTAATAAATTTTAATAGTAGAGAAACAGGGGTCGCAAGTGGTTCAGATAATGGTTTGATCGTTGTTGATTTTTACTCTAACCTGGGTCAAGTAAATATTGGTGATTTGTTTATAACTTCTGGTTTAGGGATGCTTTATCCTAAGGGGATTCCTGTTGGGTTAGTTGTTAAGATTAAAATCCCCGATTATGGACTATTCAAAAAGGTTTACTTAAAACCATTAGTTGATTTTAATAAGTTAGAAAATGTATTAGTGATATTAACGAAATGA
- the mrdA gene encoding penicillin-binding protein 2, with the protein MFKALSDLVNNVYNKRLIYFFIVFLLFFAVLFLRLFYLQIVNYEKYKLLSENNRIRIMRIKADRGFIKDRYGKFLVVNRPSFNLLGTKSDIKNLDIIIQKLSQLIDVDNKTVKKRYKQTYYYGDFLIYRGLNENQINYLLEHHEQFPGIKIDVDSVREYSDSKVLSHVIGYMGEVTEDDLKKNKGYQTGDLIGKSGIEKVYEDFLRGIDGAKQVEVDSLGFVIKEMSVKKPVKGSNVVLSIDYDLQKAINSIFKDKVGGVVVLNIRTGKILALYSAPTFDLNKFVPFITKKDWDSIIHNKLKPLTNRVIEDAYPPGSVFKILMSYIGLNENVINYNTKFFCSGSLDFHGYKYGCWKKGGHGNLTLHDAIVQSCDVYFYNVGLLLGIDKISEYAFNFGLGKKTGIDLTNEKDGLFPSREWKQKRFHAPWYPGETIIASIGQGYISTTPIQIAVMLSSLFNGGNVFKPTVVLGIEKNGEEFIENKTEIVRKLNINNQYVKFILNALYDTVYSKHATGYRARVSKVKIGGKTGTAQVVSLKKFKDKDENEIPWRFRDHSWFAGVVPVSNPEYVVVAFVEHGGSGSKGAAPVVGAVINKLVDLGYVSTK; encoded by the coding sequence TTGTTCAAAGCTTTAAGTGATTTAGTTAACAACGTTTACAATAAGAGATTAATCTATTTTTTTATAGTATTTTTACTATTTTTTGCAGTTTTGTTTTTGAGGTTGTTTTATCTTCAAATTGTCAATTATGAAAAATACAAATTACTTTCAGAAAACAACCGAATTAGAATTATGAGAATTAAAGCTGATAGAGGTTTTATAAAGGATAGATATGGGAAGTTTTTAGTGGTAAACCGCCCATCATTTAATTTGCTTGGCACAAAATCGGACATTAAGAATCTTGATATAATTATTCAGAAGCTGTCTCAACTAATAGATGTTGATAATAAAACTGTAAAAAAAAGATATAAACAAACATATTATTATGGTGATTTTCTAATATATAGAGGTTTAAATGAAAACCAAATAAACTATTTGTTAGAACATCATGAACAATTCCCTGGTATCAAAATTGATGTTGATTCTGTGAGAGAATACTCCGATAGCAAAGTGTTGAGTCATGTAATTGGTTATATGGGAGAAGTAACAGAAGATGATTTAAAGAAAAACAAAGGGTATCAAACGGGAGACTTAATAGGTAAATCCGGTATTGAAAAAGTTTATGAAGATTTTTTAAGAGGAATCGATGGTGCAAAACAGGTAGAGGTTGATAGCTTAGGTTTTGTCATTAAAGAGATGTCGGTTAAAAAACCTGTAAAAGGTAGCAATGTTGTTTTAAGTATAGATTATGATTTACAAAAAGCTATAAATTCTATTTTCAAAGATAAGGTTGGTGGAGTTGTTGTTTTAAATATAAGAACCGGTAAAATATTAGCTCTTTACTCAGCTCCAACTTTTGATTTAAATAAGTTTGTCCCATTTATTACAAAAAAAGACTGGGACTCAATAATTCATAATAAATTAAAACCTCTTACGAATAGAGTAATTGAAGATGCTTATCCTCCTGGTTCTGTTTTTAAAATTTTGATGTCCTATATAGGTTTAAACGAAAATGTAATTAACTATAATACGAAGTTTTTCTGTAGCGGATCTCTTGACTTTCATGGTTATAAATATGGATGCTGGAAAAAAGGTGGTCACGGAAATCTGACTTTACATGATGCTATCGTTCAATCTTGTGATGTTTATTTTTATAATGTTGGTTTGTTGTTAGGTATAGACAAAATTTCAGAATACGCTTTTAATTTCGGCCTTGGTAAAAAAACAGGTATCGATCTGACCAACGAAAAAGATGGATTATTCCCATCAAGAGAGTGGAAGCAGAAAAGGTTTCATGCCCCTTGGTACCCAGGAGAAACAATTATAGCATCAATTGGTCAGGGGTATATTTCCACAACCCCTATTCAAATTGCCGTGATGCTTTCCTCATTGTTCAATGGTGGAAATGTTTTCAAACCAACGGTTGTTTTAGGTATAGAAAAGAATGGGGAAGAGTTTATAGAGAATAAAACAGAAATTGTAAGAAAATTAAATATAAATAATCAGTATGTAAAGTTTATTTTAAATGCTTTGTATGATACTGTTTACTCTAAACATGCGACTGGATATAGAGCAAGAGTAAGCAAAGTTAAAATTGGTGGGAAAACAGGTACTGCACAAGTTGTTTCACTAAAGAAGTTTAAAGATAAAGATGAGAATGAAATCCCTTGGAGATTTAGGGATCACTCATGGTTTGCAGGAGTTGTTCCAGTTAGTAATCCAGAATATGTTGTTGTTGCCTTTGTGGAACACGGTGGTTCTGGTAGTAAGGGTGCCGCACCTGTTGTGGGAGCTGTAATTAATAAATTGGTGGATTTAGGTTATGTTTCAACTAAATAG
- the rodA gene encoding rod shape-determining protein RodA, whose product MFQLNRKHFKYFDYILTLIVLTIATIGIFAIYSASFDLNSGKFSSFYLKQMIWLFAGILTYLLFTIINYRFLVKHSFLLYLLSLAILLLVLIKGHIGMGAQRWINIAGFRLQPSEFIKVVWILFLAKQFATNKIEYATFLDIFKKLIYLIPIFLLIFLEPDLGTALVYVYLWGIGVLYLGVKRYTVFITLIIIIIALPVGWNHLKDYQKKRVITFLNPEKDPFGAGYHVIQSKIAIGSGGLKGKGFLKGTQSHLKFLPERHTDFIFSLICEEFGFIGGATLLSLFLLLLMRIIYIAILTKEPSGKLIALLTAALIFFQTYVNAAMTMGIMPVVGIPMPFVSYGGSSLITLCSLCGIVNSIALRRYDIVS is encoded by the coding sequence ATGTTTCAACTAAATAGAAAACATTTTAAATATTTTGATTATATTTTGACGCTAATTGTTTTAACAATTGCCACAATAGGTATTTTTGCTATTTATTCTGCTTCATTTGATTTAAATTCTGGTAAGTTTAGTAGTTTTTATTTAAAACAGATGATTTGGTTATTTGCTGGAATATTAACCTATCTATTATTTACAATTATAAATTACAGATTTTTAGTAAAACATTCATTTCTTTTATATTTACTGAGTCTTGCAATTTTACTCCTTGTATTGATAAAAGGTCATATTGGTATGGGAGCTCAGAGGTGGATTAATATAGCTGGATTTAGATTACAGCCTTCCGAATTTATAAAAGTGGTATGGATACTTTTTCTTGCAAAACAATTTGCTACAAACAAAATTGAATATGCAACATTTTTAGATATTTTTAAAAAGTTGATTTATTTAATTCCAATATTTCTTTTGATTTTTTTAGAGCCTGATTTAGGCACCGCTCTTGTTTATGTTTATTTATGGGGGATAGGGGTATTATATTTGGGAGTTAAAAGGTACACTGTATTCATAACATTGATAATAATTATTATTGCCTTACCAGTTGGTTGGAATCACTTAAAAGATTACCAAAAAAAGAGAGTTATAACCTTTTTAAATCCAGAAAAAGACCCCTTTGGAGCTGGATATCATGTTATTCAGTCAAAAATTGCTATTGGGTCAGGTGGCCTTAAAGGGAAAGGTTTTTTGAAAGGTACTCAATCACATTTAAAATTTTTACCTGAAAGACACACCGATTTTATTTTTTCTTTAATTTGCGAAGAGTTTGGATTTATAGGTGGGGCAACTCTTCTTTCACTATTCCTTTTGTTACTAATGAGAATAATATATATTGCGATATTAACTAAAGAGCCTTCTGGTAAACTGATCGCTTTATTAACAGCAGCTCTTATCTTTTTTCAAACATATGTAAATGCTGCGATGACAATGGGAATAATGCCTGTTGTTGGTATTCCAATGCCGTTTGTAAGTTATGGTGGATCATCGTTGATTACACTATGTAGTTTATGCGGTATTGTAAATTCTATAGCATTAAGGAGATATGACATTGTTTCATAA